In Pyxicephalus adspersus chromosome 12, UCB_Pads_2.0, whole genome shotgun sequence, a genomic segment contains:
- the ABCD4 gene encoding lysosomal cobalamin transporter ABCD4 isoform X1, whose product MAVIYRAATLPDPGLHSKCPLYPPMGMRGVRANRGEKPRLDRVFIRRFFALQAILFPRWTAQNTLMLMTLLTVALTGQLVIYQIGILPSQFYGVLSDRDLSGFRRLAVLSAALIVIISMLRSAEQYISKLVYVNCRKVMTQYLHQIYFTRQVYYTMSVEHSHVDNPDQRMTQDVERLCRELTSFASKILTTPFTLVYYSYQCAISTGWMGPVSIFGYFVIGSLLNKLLMGPVIPKLVEQEKLEGDFRFKHVQIRVNAEAAAFTRAGSVEYARTERRLKCLIATQKDLMYQELWLSFGTNTFDYLGGILSYMIIAIPIFSGVYNDLSAGELSELISKNAFVSIYLVSCFSQIIDLSSNLCDVAGYTHRIGELVEVMIKILQEYKGSSPDEEEEEDKSSPEKSQLGDAVFIVDDVTITAPGSECTLVRDLSLHISEGSNLLISGETGSGKSSILRVLAGLWKIKHGRVSVFTQFGPHGVLFLPQKLFLSDGSLREQVIYPLKEIYPSSGRMDDERILRSLDMSGLTSLVSRTGGLDHAVDWNWSEVLSPGEIQRLAFSRLFYLQPKYAVLDEASSALSEEAEAELYSQCTQLGMTLISVGHRRSLQEFHHLELRIGPGGQWELRRLKKS is encoded by the exons ATGGCGGTGATATACAGAGCGGCGACACTTCCGGATCCGGGTTTACACAGTAAGTGTCCCTTGTACCCGCCGATGGGAATGAGAGGTGTGAGGGCCAACCGAGGAGAAAA GCCTCGTCTGGACCGGGTCTTCATTCGCAGGTTTTTTGCTCTGCAGGCTATTCTCTTCCCACGATGGACAGCTCAGAATACACTGATGTTGATGACATTGCTGACAGTTGCCCTGACAG GACAGCTGGTCATTTACCAGATTGGTATTCTGCCCAGTCAGTTCTATGGTGTTCTGTCTGATCGAGACCTTTCCGGATTTAGGAGGCTGGCAGTACTGTCTGCAGCTCTGATCGTCATCATTTCTATG CTGCGCAGCGCAGAGCAGTACATTAGTAAGCTGGTCTATGTGAACTGTCGGAAGGTGATGACACAATATCTGCACCAAATTTACTTCACCAGACAAGTCTACTACACGATGAGTGTGGAGCACAGCCATGTAGATAACcc agatCAGAGAATGACACAGGATGTGGAGCGTCTGTGCCGAGAACTCACCAGTTTCGCTAGTAAAATTCTTACTACACCCTTCACACTTGTCTATTACTCCTATCAGTGTGCCATCAG tacgGGCTGGATGGGTCCTGTGTCCATCTTTGGATATTTTGTTATCGGATCTCTGCTGAATAAACTTCTAATGGGTCCAGTTATCCCAAAACTAGTTGAGCAGGAGAAGTTGGAGGGTGACTTTCG TTTCAAACATGTACAGATCCGCGTCAATGCTGAAGCCGCAGCTTTCACAAG AGCTGGCTCTGTGGAATACGCAAGAACAGAGCGCCGTCTGAAGTGCCTCATTGCAACGCAGAAAGATCTGATGTACCAGGAACTTTGGCTGTCTT TTGGAACAAACACTTTTGATTATCTGGGTGGAATTCTGAGTTATATGATTATCGCTATTCCCATCTTCTCTGGAGTGTACAATGACCTGAGTGCTGGCGAACTAAGTGAACTCATCAGCAAG AATGCATTTGTTTCCATCTACCTGGTTAGCTGCTTCAGTCAGATCATTGATTTATCCAGCAATCTGTGTGACGTGGCTGGGTATACACATCG GATTGGGGAGCTGGTGGAGGTGATGATAAAGATTTTACAGGAATACAAGGGTTCAAGTccagatgaagaagaagaagaagataa GTCCTCTCCAGAGAAGTCACAGCTTGGGGATGCTGTATTTATTGTGGATGATGTAACAATAACTGCTCCAGGATCTGAGTGCACATTGGTGCGAGATCTCAGTCTACATATAAGTGAGGGGAGCAATCTCCTGATAAGTGGAGAAACTGGCAGTGGAAAATCTTCCATTTTGCGTGTTCTAGCAGGACTGTGGAAGATCAAACATG GTCGGGTCTCTGTCTTCACTCAGTTTGGTCCTCATGGTGTTCTTTTCCTGCCACAAAAGCTATTTCTGAGTGATGGAAGCCTGAGAGAGCAG gtcaTCTACCCACTGAAGGAAATATACCCAAGTTCAG GTCGGATGGATGATGAGAGAATCCTCAGATCACTGGATATGTCAGGCCTG ACATCTCTGGTTAGCAGGACAGGGGGTCTGGACCACGCAGTGGACTGGAACTG GTCAGAGGTTCTGTCTCCTGGAGAAATTCAGCGTTTGGCCTTTTCTCGCCTTTTCTATCTGCAACCTAAATATGCAG TGCTGGATGAGGCAAGCAGTGCACTCAGCGAGGAAGCAGAGGCAGAGTTATATTCACAGTGTACCCAGCTAGGAATGACATTGATTAGCGTTGGACACAGACGCAGCTTGCAGGAG
- the ABCD4 gene encoding lysosomal cobalamin transporter ABCD4 isoform X3 has protein sequence MDSSEYTDVDDIADSCPDRDQRMTQDVERLCRELTSFASKILTTPFTLVYYSYQCAISTGWMGPVSIFGYFVIGSLLNKLLMGPVIPKLVEQEKLEGDFRFKHVQIRVNAEAAAFTRAGSVEYARTERRLKCLIATQKDLMYQELWLSFGTNTFDYLGGILSYMIIAIPIFSGVYNDLSAGELSELISKNAFVSIYLVSCFSQIIDLSSNLCDVAGYTHRIGELVEVMIKILQEYKGSSPDEEEEEDKSSPEKSQLGDAVFIVDDVTITAPGSECTLVRDLSLHISEGSNLLISGETGSGKSSILRVLAGLWKIKHGRVSVFTQFGPHGVLFLPQKLFLSDGSLREQVIYPLKEIYPSSGRMDDERILRSLDMSGLTSLVSRTGGLDHAVDWNWSEVLSPGEIQRLAFSRLFYLQPKYAVLDEASSALSEEAEAELYSQCTQLGMTLISVGHRRSLQEFHHLELRIGPGGQWELRRLKKS, from the exons ATGGACAGCTCAGAATACACTGATGTTGATGACATTGCTGACAGTTGCCCTGACAG agatCAGAGAATGACACAGGATGTGGAGCGTCTGTGCCGAGAACTCACCAGTTTCGCTAGTAAAATTCTTACTACACCCTTCACACTTGTCTATTACTCCTATCAGTGTGCCATCAG tacgGGCTGGATGGGTCCTGTGTCCATCTTTGGATATTTTGTTATCGGATCTCTGCTGAATAAACTTCTAATGGGTCCAGTTATCCCAAAACTAGTTGAGCAGGAGAAGTTGGAGGGTGACTTTCG TTTCAAACATGTACAGATCCGCGTCAATGCTGAAGCCGCAGCTTTCACAAG AGCTGGCTCTGTGGAATACGCAAGAACAGAGCGCCGTCTGAAGTGCCTCATTGCAACGCAGAAAGATCTGATGTACCAGGAACTTTGGCTGTCTT TTGGAACAAACACTTTTGATTATCTGGGTGGAATTCTGAGTTATATGATTATCGCTATTCCCATCTTCTCTGGAGTGTACAATGACCTGAGTGCTGGCGAACTAAGTGAACTCATCAGCAAG AATGCATTTGTTTCCATCTACCTGGTTAGCTGCTTCAGTCAGATCATTGATTTATCCAGCAATCTGTGTGACGTGGCTGGGTATACACATCG GATTGGGGAGCTGGTGGAGGTGATGATAAAGATTTTACAGGAATACAAGGGTTCAAGTccagatgaagaagaagaagaagataa GTCCTCTCCAGAGAAGTCACAGCTTGGGGATGCTGTATTTATTGTGGATGATGTAACAATAACTGCTCCAGGATCTGAGTGCACATTGGTGCGAGATCTCAGTCTACATATAAGTGAGGGGAGCAATCTCCTGATAAGTGGAGAAACTGGCAGTGGAAAATCTTCCATTTTGCGTGTTCTAGCAGGACTGTGGAAGATCAAACATG GTCGGGTCTCTGTCTTCACTCAGTTTGGTCCTCATGGTGTTCTTTTCCTGCCACAAAAGCTATTTCTGAGTGATGGAAGCCTGAGAGAGCAG gtcaTCTACCCACTGAAGGAAATATACCCAAGTTCAG GTCGGATGGATGATGAGAGAATCCTCAGATCACTGGATATGTCAGGCCTG ACATCTCTGGTTAGCAGGACAGGGGGTCTGGACCACGCAGTGGACTGGAACTG GTCAGAGGTTCTGTCTCCTGGAGAAATTCAGCGTTTGGCCTTTTCTCGCCTTTTCTATCTGCAACCTAAATATGCAG TGCTGGATGAGGCAAGCAGTGCACTCAGCGAGGAAGCAGAGGCAGAGTTATATTCACAGTGTACCCAGCTAGGAATGACATTGATTAGCGTTGGACACAGACGCAGCTTGCAGGAG
- the ABCD4 gene encoding lysosomal cobalamin transporter ABCD4 isoform X2 — MLMTLLTVALTGQLVIYQIGILPSQFYGVLSDRDLSGFRRLAVLSAALIVIISMLRSAEQYISKLVYVNCRKVMTQYLHQIYFTRQVYYTMSVEHSHVDNPDQRMTQDVERLCRELTSFASKILTTPFTLVYYSYQCAISTGWMGPVSIFGYFVIGSLLNKLLMGPVIPKLVEQEKLEGDFRFKHVQIRVNAEAAAFTRAGSVEYARTERRLKCLIATQKDLMYQELWLSFGTNTFDYLGGILSYMIIAIPIFSGVYNDLSAGELSELISKNAFVSIYLVSCFSQIIDLSSNLCDVAGYTHRIGELVEVMIKILQEYKGSSPDEEEEEDKSSPEKSQLGDAVFIVDDVTITAPGSECTLVRDLSLHISEGSNLLISGETGSGKSSILRVLAGLWKIKHGRVSVFTQFGPHGVLFLPQKLFLSDGSLREQVIYPLKEIYPSSGRMDDERILRSLDMSGLTSLVSRTGGLDHAVDWNWSEVLSPGEIQRLAFSRLFYLQPKYAVLDEASSALSEEAEAELYSQCTQLGMTLISVGHRRSLQEFHHLELRIGPGGQWELRRLKKS; from the exons ATGTTGATGACATTGCTGACAGTTGCCCTGACAG GACAGCTGGTCATTTACCAGATTGGTATTCTGCCCAGTCAGTTCTATGGTGTTCTGTCTGATCGAGACCTTTCCGGATTTAGGAGGCTGGCAGTACTGTCTGCAGCTCTGATCGTCATCATTTCTATG CTGCGCAGCGCAGAGCAGTACATTAGTAAGCTGGTCTATGTGAACTGTCGGAAGGTGATGACACAATATCTGCACCAAATTTACTTCACCAGACAAGTCTACTACACGATGAGTGTGGAGCACAGCCATGTAGATAACcc agatCAGAGAATGACACAGGATGTGGAGCGTCTGTGCCGAGAACTCACCAGTTTCGCTAGTAAAATTCTTACTACACCCTTCACACTTGTCTATTACTCCTATCAGTGTGCCATCAG tacgGGCTGGATGGGTCCTGTGTCCATCTTTGGATATTTTGTTATCGGATCTCTGCTGAATAAACTTCTAATGGGTCCAGTTATCCCAAAACTAGTTGAGCAGGAGAAGTTGGAGGGTGACTTTCG TTTCAAACATGTACAGATCCGCGTCAATGCTGAAGCCGCAGCTTTCACAAG AGCTGGCTCTGTGGAATACGCAAGAACAGAGCGCCGTCTGAAGTGCCTCATTGCAACGCAGAAAGATCTGATGTACCAGGAACTTTGGCTGTCTT TTGGAACAAACACTTTTGATTATCTGGGTGGAATTCTGAGTTATATGATTATCGCTATTCCCATCTTCTCTGGAGTGTACAATGACCTGAGTGCTGGCGAACTAAGTGAACTCATCAGCAAG AATGCATTTGTTTCCATCTACCTGGTTAGCTGCTTCAGTCAGATCATTGATTTATCCAGCAATCTGTGTGACGTGGCTGGGTATACACATCG GATTGGGGAGCTGGTGGAGGTGATGATAAAGATTTTACAGGAATACAAGGGTTCAAGTccagatgaagaagaagaagaagataa GTCCTCTCCAGAGAAGTCACAGCTTGGGGATGCTGTATTTATTGTGGATGATGTAACAATAACTGCTCCAGGATCTGAGTGCACATTGGTGCGAGATCTCAGTCTACATATAAGTGAGGGGAGCAATCTCCTGATAAGTGGAGAAACTGGCAGTGGAAAATCTTCCATTTTGCGTGTTCTAGCAGGACTGTGGAAGATCAAACATG GTCGGGTCTCTGTCTTCACTCAGTTTGGTCCTCATGGTGTTCTTTTCCTGCCACAAAAGCTATTTCTGAGTGATGGAAGCCTGAGAGAGCAG gtcaTCTACCCACTGAAGGAAATATACCCAAGTTCAG GTCGGATGGATGATGAGAGAATCCTCAGATCACTGGATATGTCAGGCCTG ACATCTCTGGTTAGCAGGACAGGGGGTCTGGACCACGCAGTGGACTGGAACTG GTCAGAGGTTCTGTCTCCTGGAGAAATTCAGCGTTTGGCCTTTTCTCGCCTTTTCTATCTGCAACCTAAATATGCAG TGCTGGATGAGGCAAGCAGTGCACTCAGCGAGGAAGCAGAGGCAGAGTTATATTCACAGTGTACCCAGCTAGGAATGACATTGATTAGCGTTGGACACAGACGCAGCTTGCAGGAG
- the ABCD4 gene encoding lysosomal cobalamin transporter ABCD4 isoform X4, whose protein sequence is MTQDVERLCRELTSFASKILTTPFTLVYYSYQCAISTGWMGPVSIFGYFVIGSLLNKLLMGPVIPKLVEQEKLEGDFRFKHVQIRVNAEAAAFTRAGSVEYARTERRLKCLIATQKDLMYQELWLSFGTNTFDYLGGILSYMIIAIPIFSGVYNDLSAGELSELISKNAFVSIYLVSCFSQIIDLSSNLCDVAGYTHRIGELVEVMIKILQEYKGSSPDEEEEEDKSSPEKSQLGDAVFIVDDVTITAPGSECTLVRDLSLHISEGSNLLISGETGSGKSSILRVLAGLWKIKHGRVSVFTQFGPHGVLFLPQKLFLSDGSLREQVIYPLKEIYPSSGRMDDERILRSLDMSGLTSLVSRTGGLDHAVDWNWSEVLSPGEIQRLAFSRLFYLQPKYAVLDEASSALSEEAEAELYSQCTQLGMTLISVGHRRSLQEFHHLELRIGPGGQWELRRLKKS, encoded by the exons ATGACACAGGATGTGGAGCGTCTGTGCCGAGAACTCACCAGTTTCGCTAGTAAAATTCTTACTACACCCTTCACACTTGTCTATTACTCCTATCAGTGTGCCATCAG tacgGGCTGGATGGGTCCTGTGTCCATCTTTGGATATTTTGTTATCGGATCTCTGCTGAATAAACTTCTAATGGGTCCAGTTATCCCAAAACTAGTTGAGCAGGAGAAGTTGGAGGGTGACTTTCG TTTCAAACATGTACAGATCCGCGTCAATGCTGAAGCCGCAGCTTTCACAAG AGCTGGCTCTGTGGAATACGCAAGAACAGAGCGCCGTCTGAAGTGCCTCATTGCAACGCAGAAAGATCTGATGTACCAGGAACTTTGGCTGTCTT TTGGAACAAACACTTTTGATTATCTGGGTGGAATTCTGAGTTATATGATTATCGCTATTCCCATCTTCTCTGGAGTGTACAATGACCTGAGTGCTGGCGAACTAAGTGAACTCATCAGCAAG AATGCATTTGTTTCCATCTACCTGGTTAGCTGCTTCAGTCAGATCATTGATTTATCCAGCAATCTGTGTGACGTGGCTGGGTATACACATCG GATTGGGGAGCTGGTGGAGGTGATGATAAAGATTTTACAGGAATACAAGGGTTCAAGTccagatgaagaagaagaagaagataa GTCCTCTCCAGAGAAGTCACAGCTTGGGGATGCTGTATTTATTGTGGATGATGTAACAATAACTGCTCCAGGATCTGAGTGCACATTGGTGCGAGATCTCAGTCTACATATAAGTGAGGGGAGCAATCTCCTGATAAGTGGAGAAACTGGCAGTGGAAAATCTTCCATTTTGCGTGTTCTAGCAGGACTGTGGAAGATCAAACATG GTCGGGTCTCTGTCTTCACTCAGTTTGGTCCTCATGGTGTTCTTTTCCTGCCACAAAAGCTATTTCTGAGTGATGGAAGCCTGAGAGAGCAG gtcaTCTACCCACTGAAGGAAATATACCCAAGTTCAG GTCGGATGGATGATGAGAGAATCCTCAGATCACTGGATATGTCAGGCCTG ACATCTCTGGTTAGCAGGACAGGGGGTCTGGACCACGCAGTGGACTGGAACTG GTCAGAGGTTCTGTCTCCTGGAGAAATTCAGCGTTTGGCCTTTTCTCGCCTTTTCTATCTGCAACCTAAATATGCAG TGCTGGATGAGGCAAGCAGTGCACTCAGCGAGGAAGCAGAGGCAGAGTTATATTCACAGTGTACCCAGCTAGGAATGACATTGATTAGCGTTGGACACAGACGCAGCTTGCAGGAG